In Novosphingobium sp. RL4, the sequence CCGTTCCGGCTGGGGTTTGCGCCGAGAGGACGGGGGCGAAAGGGAATTCCGATGCGAGTGCTGCTGATCGAGGATGAACCGACCACCGCGCGGGCTATCGAGCTCATGCTGACGGCCGAAGGCTTCAACGTCTATTCGACGGATCTGGGCGAAGAAGGCCTCGATCTCGGCAAGCTCTACGATTACGACATCATCCTGCTCGACCTCAACCTGCCCGACATGCACGGCTATGACGTGCTCAAGAAGCTGCGCGTCGCCAAGGTGCAGACGCCGGTGCTGATCCTTTCGGGCATCTCGGAAATGGATTCGAAGGTCCGCTCGTTCGGCTTCGGCGCCGACGACTATGTGACCAAGCCCTTCCACCGCGAAGAACTGATCGCGCGCATTCACGCCGTGGTTCGCCGCTCGAAGGGCCATTCGCAGTCGGTCATCCGTACCGGCAAGCTGGTCGTCAACCTCGACGCCAAGACCGTCGAGGTCGACAGCGCCCGCGTGCATCTGACCGGCAAGGAATATGCGATGCTGGAGCTGCTCTCGCTGCGCAAGGGCACCACGCTGACCAAGGAAATGTTCCTCAACCACCTTTACGGCGGCATGGACGAACCCGAACTCAAGATCATCGACGTCTTCATCTGCAAGCTGCGCAAGAAGCTGGCCCATGCCTGCGGCGGCGCCAACTACATCGAGACGGTCTGGGGCCGCGGCTATGTGCTGCGCGACCCGGACGAGCTTCAGGACGTCGCCTGAACCGACCCGCCTCTAAACATAGGGGCGCGTGCGTAACTGATGCGGGAACAAAGCGGCCTGCCCTTCCGGGGGCGGGCCGTTTCGCTTTCGAGGCCTGCGGCCTTCAGGTTCCCCCTTCGCCTTCGGCGCCGGCGAAGGCCGGGGAAGGGGGCTGAGA encodes:
- the ctrA gene encoding response regulator transcription factor CtrA, translating into MRVLLIEDEPTTARAIELMLTAEGFNVYSTDLGEEGLDLGKLYDYDIILLDLNLPDMHGYDVLKKLRVAKVQTPVLILSGISEMDSKVRSFGFGADDYVTKPFHREELIARIHAVVRRSKGHSQSVIRTGKLVVNLDAKTVEVDSARVHLTGKEYAMLELLSLRKGTTLTKEMFLNHLYGGMDEPELKIIDVFICKLRKKLAHACGGANYIETVWGRGYVLRDPDELQDVA